A region of Solanum dulcamara chromosome 7, daSolDulc1.2, whole genome shotgun sequence DNA encodes the following proteins:
- the LOC129896870 gene encoding DExH-box ATP-dependent RNA helicase DExH3, with the protein MPYTNLIQNCLKVRLKATQFLATMSSSNTTTSLQVCPNRFHFKTNPLLYRSSQSVIPQKRCLHGSVGFFCSAKGSSSSSSSSIVLRRKRHGSSSSSYPSPYFYQQNLGYGRFAYDECESESESDRETESSKQLGESTLHNIEEWRWKLSMLMRKKNDQEVVSTDKKDRRDFEHISAMATRMGLHCRQYEKTVVCSKVPLPNYRPDLDVKRPQREVVLPYGLQSRVGDLLEAHLSKKSINKENLVYNASLRGSNDNNSPNDKEVYENEKPFARSIVAERILRRRSLEMRNKQEDWQGSPEGQKMLELRRNLPAYKEREALLRAISENQVVVVSGETGCGKTTQLPQYILEAEIEAARGATCNIICTQPRRISAMSVAERVAAERGENLGESVGYKVRLEGMRGRDTRLLFCTTGILLRRLLVDRKLEGVTHVIVDEIHERGMNEDFLLIVLKDLLPRRPELRLILMSATLNAELFSSYYGGAPMIHIPGFTYPVRSHFMENILEMTRYRLTPYNQIDNYGQDKMWKMQKQTIRKRKTQIASAVEEALESADFGQYTALTRDSLSCWNPDSIGFNLIEHVLCHICRNERPGAVLVFMTGWDDINTVKDQLQAHPLLGDPRRVLLLACHGSMASAEQKLIFDKPEDGIRKIVLATNMAETSITINDVVFVVDCGKAKETSYDAINNTPCLLPSWISKASARQRKGRAGRVQPGECYHLYPRCVFEAFADYQLPELLRTPLQSLCLQIKSLQLGSISDFLSKAIQSPEPLSVQNAIEYLKTIGALDEDENLTVLGRNLSMLPVEPKLGKMIILGVVFNCLDPVLTVVAGLSARDPFLMPFDKKDLAESAKAQFSARDFSDHLALVRAYDGWKDAERQQSGYEYCWKNFLSAQTLKAMDSLRKQFLYLLKDIGLVGSIQSCNAWSNNEHLVRAIVCGGLFPGICSVVNKEKSISLKTMEDGGVLLYSNSVNAQEPQIPYPWLVFNEKVKVNAVFLRDSTAVSDSVVLLFGGGISGKALDGHLIMLGGYLEFFMSPSLANTYISLKRELNELVHKKLSDRHFDVGSHGELLEAVRLLVSEDQCEGKFVYGRKPCPKKSAKELQKNVISTKGSGGENPKSHLQTLLARAGHQSPSYKITQLKNNKFRATVIFNGLNFAGQPSCSKKEAEKDAAAEALQWLTGETQSPSKAVEHMSALLKKSKSNKQLHSTKWR; encoded by the exons ATGCCTTACACTAATCTTATTCAAAACTGCCTCAAAGTGAGGCTAAAGGCCACCCAATTTCTGGCCACTATGTCTTCATCCAATACTACAACTTCTCTGCAAGTTTGTCCAAATCGTTTCCATTTTAAAACAAACCCTCTTCTTTACCGGTCGTCACAATCCGTAATACCTCAAAAACGATGCCTCCATGGAAGTGTTGGATTCTTTTGCTCAGCTAAAGGGTCTTCTTCTTCGTCGTCGTCATCTATTGTGTTGAGGCGGAAAAGACatggttcatcttcttcttcttatccGTCTCCGTATTTTTATCAGCAGAATTTGGGGTATGGGAGATTTGCTTATGATGAATGTGAGTCTGAGTCGGAGTCTGATCGAGAAACTGAGTCGTCTAAGCAATTG GGTGAATCAACCCTTCATAACATTGAAGAATGGAGGTGGAAGCTAAGCATGCTAATGCGCAAAAAAAATGACCAAGAAGTGGTCTCAACAGACAAAAAGGACCGCCGTGATTTTGAGCATATATCAGCTATGGCAACTAGAATGGGTTTACACTG CCGTCAGTATGAAAAAACAGTTGTATGTAGCAAAGTCCCATTGCCAAATTATAGGCCAGATTTGGATGTTAAGCGTCCACAAAGAGAG GTAGTGTTACCTTATGGATTACAAAGTAGGGTAGGTGATCTTCTTGAAGCACATCTTTCTAAAAAGTCAATAAACAAGGAAAACCTTGTATATAATGCTTCCTTGAGAGGAAGCAATGACAACAATTCTCCCAATGATAAAGAAGTTTATGAGAATGAGAAGCCATTTGCACGAAGTATTGTAGCGGAAAGAATTCTCAGGCGAAGGAGCTTGGAGATGCGTAATAAACAAGAAGATTGGCAG GGATCTCCTGAAGGCCAGAAGATGCTAGAACTTCGAAGAAATCTCCCTGCATATAAAGAGAGAGAGGCATTGCTTAGAGCCATTTCTGAGAATCAG GTGGTGGTTGTGTCTGGGGAAACTGGTTGTGGTAAGACTACCCAATTGCCTCAGTACATTTTAGAAGCTGAGATAGAAGCTGCTCGAGGAGCTACTTGCAATATAATTTGTACTCAACCAAGGCGAATATCTGCTATGTCTGTTGCTGAAAGAGTTGCTGCAGAGCGTGGGGAGAATCTGGGAGAATCT GTGGGCTATAAGGTTCGGCTTGAGGGCATGAGAGGGAGGGATACTCGCCTCTTATTTTGCACAACTGGTATTCTTTTGAGGAGATTACTGGTTGATAGAAAGTTGGAAGGTGTCACTCACGTTATTGTAGACGAGATTCATGAACGCGGAATGAATGAAG ATTTCCTTTTGATTGTCCTTAAAGATCTCCTTCCCCGTCGACCTGAATTGAGACTGATTTTGATGAGTGCTACTCTTAATGCTGAACTATTCTCGTCCTATTATGGTGGTGCCCCAATGATCCATATTCCT GGTTTTACTTATCCAGTCCGAAGTCATTttatggaaaatattttggaaatgaCTAGATACCGGTTGACTCCATATAATCAAATTGATAACTATGGTCAAGACAAGATGTGGAAAATGCAGAAACAGACTATTAGGAAGAGGAAGACTCAAATTGCTTCAGCTGTTGAG GAAGCGCTAGAATCAGCTGATTTTGGGCAGTATACTGCTCTGACTCGGGATTCACTATCCTGTTGGAATCCCGATTCAATTGGCTTCAACCTTATTGAGCATGTGCTATGTCACATATGTAGAAACGAAAGGCCTGGTGCTGTGTTGGTTTTTATGACTGGTTGGGATGACATTAATACTGTGAAGGACCAGCTGCAGGCTCATCCACTGTTGGGGGATCCAAGAAGAGTTTTGCTGCTTGCATGTCATGGTTCCATGGCCAGTGCAGAGCAG AAATTGATTTTTGATAAGCCAGAAGATGGAATCAGGAAAATTGTGTTAGCTACCAACATGGCTGAAACAAGTATCACCATAAATGACGTGGTTTTTGTGGTCGACTGTGGAAAAGCAAAAGAAACGTCTTATGATGCAATCAATAACACTCCATGTTTGCTTCCTTCTTGGATTTCAAAAGCTTCTGCTCGGCAA AGAAAAGGAAGAGCTGGCCGTGTTCAACCTGGGGAGTGTTATCATCTCTATCCTAGATGTGTATTTGAAGCTTTTGCAGATTATCAACTGCCAGAGCTTCTGAGAACACCTTTACAGTCCCTATGCCTGCAGATTAAAAGTTTACAACTTGGAAGTATTTCAGACTTTCTATCCAAGGCAATCCAGTCACCAGAACCACTATCT GTTCAAAATGCTATTGAGTATTTGAAGACAATAGGGGCTCTAGATGAGGATGAAAATCTGACAGTACTTG GACGCAATCTATCAATGCTTCCAGTTGAGCCAAAACTGGGGAAAATGATAATATTAGGTGTAGTATTCAACTGCCTGGATCCAGTTCTGACAGTTGTTGCTGGTTTAAGTGCTAGAGACCCATTTTTAATGCCATTTGACAAGAAGGAT CTTGCTGAGTCTGCCAAAGCCCAGTTTTCTGCTCGTGACTTTAGTGATCATCTTGCTCTTGTTCGGGCTTATGACGGCTGGAAAGACGCTGAAAGGCAGCAATCTGGTTATGAGTACTGTTGGAAGAATTTCCTTTCTGCTCAAACTCTCAAAGCAATGGACTCCCTTagaaaacaatttttatatctGCTTAAGGACATTGGTTTAGTTGGTAGTATTCAGAGTTGTAATGCCTGGAGTAATAATGAACATCTGGTTCGAGCGATTGTATGTGGTGGGCTATTCCCTGGCATATGCTCTGTTGTG AACAAGGAGAAGTCAATCTCATTGAAAACAATGGAGGATGGTGGAGTCCTTTTGTACTCT AACTCTGTCAATGCTCAAGAACCTCAAATTCCATACCCGTGGCTTGTCTTCAACGAAAAAGTTAAAGTGAATGCAGTATTCCTGCGGGATTCTACAGCTGTATCTGATTCTGTGGTACTCTTATTTGGCGGAGGCATTTCTGGAAAAGCTCTA GATGGACACTTGATTATGCTTGGAGGATACTTGGAGTTTTTCATGAGCCCCTCACTGGCAAATACTTATATAAGCTTGAAGAGGGAGCTTAATGAACTTGTTCATAAGAAA CTCTCGGACCGTCATTTTGATGTAGGAAGTCATGGTGAGCTATTAGAAGCTGTTAGATTGCTGGTGTCAGAGGATCAATGTGAAGGTAAATTTGTCTATGGTCGTAAACCGTGCCCCAAAAAGTCTGCAAAGGAGTTACAGAAAAATGTCATTTCAACAAAGGGCAGTGGTGGTGAGAATCCGAAGTCTCATCTCCAAACATTGCTTGCTCGGGCTGGCCACCAATCACCCAGTTACAAGATAACACAgctaaaaaataataagttcCGCGCCACTGTAATATTCAATGGGTTAAATTTTGCTGGCCAGCCTAGCTGTAGCAAGAAGGAAGCTGAAAAAGATGCAGCTGCTGAAGCTCTGCAGTGGTTGACTGGTGAGACCCAATCGCCTTCTAAAGCTGTTGAACACATGTCAGCACTTCTGAAGAAAAGCAAGAGTAACAAGCAACTTCATAGTACAAAATGGAGGTAA
- the LOC129896603 gene encoding WAT1-related protein At3g18200, which yields MEPKSGISGKVKLLIALLVLQLCFAGFHIVSRLALNIGVSKIVYPVYRNIIALVLLGPFAYFLEKKERPPLTFSLLVQFFFLALIGITANQGFYILGLYYASPTFASAMQNSVPAITFIMSSILRLERVHFMRRDGMAKILGTIASVGGATVITLYKGPPLLRGSSFSEEEMAASQEAMLNWTWGCVYLLAQCLSWAGWMVLQAPMLKKYPAKLSLTSFTFFFGLIQFLAIAAFTERDLTRWKIQSGEEILLILYAGIISSGIVISLQTWCIQKGGPVYVATFQPVQTVLVAVMAFVILGDQLYSGGILGGLLITVGLYLVLWGKKEEKRIVNNEGTTLKKHLLAPNSKDESSVGPDIC from the exons ATGGAACCAAAAAGTGGCATTTCTGGAAAAGTGAAACTTCTTATAGCATTGCTTGTTTTGCAATTATGCTTTGCAGGATTTCATATAGTTTCAAGACTTGCACTTAATATTGGTGTCAGCAAAATTGTGTATCCAGTTTATAGAAATATTATTGCATTGGTTTTGTTAGGACCCTTTGCTTATTTCTTGGAAAA GAAGGAAAGACCACCACTCACATTCTCTCTATTGGTTCAATTTTTCTTCCTTGCATTAATAGG AATCACAGCAAACCAGGGATTTTATATCTTAGGGTTGTATTATGCATCCCCAACCTTTGCTTCAGCAATGCAAAACTCAGTTCCTGCTATTACTTTTATCATGTcttctattctaag GCTAGAAAGAGTTCATTTTATGAGGAGAGATGGAATGGCTAAAATTCTGGGAACCATAGCAAGTGTTGGAGGAGCCACAGTTATTACTCTTTACAAGGGCCCTCCTCTGTTAAGAGGAAGCAGTTTTTCTGAAGAAGAAATGGCTGCTTCTCAGGAGGCCATGCTGAATTGGACATGGGGTTGTGTTTATTTGCTTGCTCAATGCTTATCATGGGCTGGTTGGATGGTTCTTCAG GCCCCTATGTTGAAGAAGTACCCAGCCAAGCTATCACTTACCTCATTTACATTCTTCTTTGGATTAATCCAGTTCCTAGCTATAGCAGCTTTTACAGAAAGGGATCTAACACGTTGGAAGATCCAGTCTGGAGAGGAAATTCTTCTGATTTTATATGCT GGTATTATCTCTTCTGGAATAGTCATTTCTCTCCAGACTTGGTGCATTCAGAAAGGAGGACCAGTTTATGTTGCCACATTCCAGCCTGTGCAAACAGTATTAGTTGCTGTCATGGCTTTTGTAATTCTTGGTGATCAGTTGTACTCTGGAGG GATACTTGGAGGGCTTTTGATTACGGTTGGTCTTTACCTAGTTTTGTGGggtaaaaaagaagagaaaagaattGTCAATAATGAAGGGACAACATTGAAAAAACACCTTCTAGCTCCCAACAGCAAGGATGAATCCTCTGTTGGACCTGATATTTGCTAA
- the LOC129893821 gene encoding alpha-1,3-arabinosyltransferase XAT2-like — MKYDSFFARSFSKHEQKKLGIGAFVSCFIFAATFCILFKPEIRHFRVVNVKVSLRGVPKILAVREEITKPKKPYFEIEQEKQICNVTHPRADLCEMNGDIRIHGNSSTIFFVSIDQEENKSWNIRPYARKGDNRAMDSVTNLIVKKLHISQQIPICTRNYTVPAVVFSTKGYAGNHFHDFTDVLIPLFQTSRRFNGEVQFLITNKMPWWIKKFKPVLQRLSKYEVIDIDKEKDVLCCPSMTIGLKANKEFSINTSESHYTMMDFTKFLKSTYSLKRKFAVRLKKNADDHGRKNKPRLLIISRRRTRRFTNVEEIVTLARSLGFKVVVEETGENLAQVAKKVNSFDVLMGVHGAGLTNMVFLPENATVIQIVGLGMEWVSKEDFQIPAIDMNLKYLGYKISVNESSLIQQYPLEHHVLKNAPGNMISPKGWASYRKIYLDQQDIKIDVNRFRGTLLKALELLRS; from the exons ATGAAGTATGATAGTTTCTTTGCCAGAAGTTTTAGTAAACATGAGCAGAAGAAATTAGGAATTGGAGCATTTGTTAGTTGTTTCATCTTTGCAGCCACATTTTGTATTCTCTTCAAGCCTGAAATCCGTCATTTTCGAGTTG TGAATGTTAAGGTTTCTCTTCGTGGTGTCCCTAAAATTTTAGCAGTAAGAGAGGAAATCACCAAGCCAAAAAAGCCAT ATTTTGAAATAGAACAAGAGAAACAAATTTGCAATGTCACACATCCAAGAGCTGATCTCTGTGAGATGAATGGTGACATAAGAATTCATGGAAATTCATCAAcaatattttttgtttcaattGATCAAGAAGAAAACAAGTCATGGAACATAAGACCGTATGCAAGAAAAGGTGACAACAGAGCAATGGACAGTGTTACAAACTTAATAGTCAAAAAGCTTCATATTTCTCAACAAATCCCAATTTGCACTAGAAATTATACTGTCCCTGCAGTTGTTTTTTCAACTAAAGGGTATGCTGGAAATCACTTCCATGATTTCACTGATGTGCTGATTCCATTATTCCAAACTTCGCGACGTTTCAATGGTGAAGTCCAATTTCTGATTACTAACAAAATGCCTTGGTGGATCAAGAAGTTCAAACCAGTGCTACAAAGATTATCAAAGTATGAGGTTATTGATATTGACAAGGAAAAAGATGTCCTTTGTTGCCCAAGTATGACAATTGGCTTAAAAGCCAATAAAGAATTCAGCATCAACACTTCAGAATCTCATTACACCATGATGGACTTCACAAAATTCTTGAAAAGTACCTATTCCTTGAAGAGGAAATTCGCGGTGAGATTGAAAAAGAATGCTGATGATCATGGAAGAAAAAATAAGCCTAGACTTCTTATCATTTCAAGAAGAAGAACGAGACGTTTTACAAACGTAGAAGAGATTGTTACATTGGCCAGAAGCTTGGGATTCAAAGTAGTTGTGGAAGAAACAGGGGAAAATTTGGCTCAAGTTGCAAAAAAAGTGAACTCATTTGATGTATTAATGGGAGTTCATGGTGCTGGATTGACTAATATGGTTTTTTTGCCAGAAAATGCAACTGTTATACAAATTGTGGGATTAGGAATGGAATGGGTATCTAAAGAAGATTTTCAAATTCCAGCTATAGACATGAATTTAAAGTATTTGGGTTACAAGATTAGTGTAAATGAGAGTTCTTTAATTCAACAGTATCCACTTGAACATCATGTGTTAAAGAATGCTCCTGGTAATATGATTTCTCCTAAAGGATGGGCTTCATATAGGAAAATTTATTTAGATCAGCAAGATATAAAAATTGATGTAAATAGATTTAGAGGAACTCTATTGAAAGCCTTGGAGCTTTTGcggagttga
- the LOC129895203 gene encoding T-complex protein 1 subunit delta: MASPAVVSAPRSAASSSKTETFVDNKRKDDIRMANIAAAQAVANAVRTSLGPKGMDKMISTANGEVIITNDGATILNKMEVLQPAAKFLVELSKSQDVVAGDGTTTVVVIAGALLKQCLSLLSAGIHPTVVSDSLHKASTKAVEVLTAMALPVELTDRDSLVKSASTALNSKVVSQYSTLLAPLAVDSVLSVVDPEKPEIVDLRDIKIVKKLGGTVDDTELVKGLVFDKKVSHASGGLTRVEKAKIGVIQFQISPPKTDIEQSIVVSDYTQMDRILKEERNYILGMIKKIKATGCNVLLIQKSILRDAVTELSLHYLSKAKIMVIKDVERDEIEFITKTLNCLPIANIDHFRAEKLGHADLVEEISLGDGGKIVKITGIQDMGRTTSVLVHGSNQLVLDEAERSLHDALCVVRCLVNKRFLIAGGGAPEIELSRQLGAWAKVLQGMEGYCVRSFAEALEVIPYTLAENAGLNPIAIVTELRNRHAQGEINTGINVRKGQITNILEENVVQPLLVSTSAITLATECVRMILKIDDIVTVR, encoded by the coding sequence ATGGCATCTCCGGCAGTAGTTTCGGCACCCCGCTCCGCTGCGTCATCGTCCAAAACCGAGACCTTTGTGGACAACAAGCGCAAAGATGATATCCGCATGGCGAATATTGCCGCAGCGCAGGCTGTCGCCAACGCCGTTCGTACTAGTCTTGGACCCAAAGGAATGGACAAAATGATCTCTACTGCAAACGGTGAGGTCATTATCACCAACGATGGAGCCACTATTCTTAACAAAATGGAGGTTCTTCAACCCGCTGCTAAGTTTCTCGTTGAGTTATCCAAGTCTCAAGATGTTGTTGCCGGAGATGGAACCACCACAGTTGTTGTTATTGCCGGTGCATTGCTCAAACAGTGTCTTTCACTTCTTTCCGCTGGTATTCACCCCACTGTCGTTTCCGATTCTCTGCATAAGGCATCTACAAAGGCTGTTGAAGTTCTCACTGCCATGGCTCTTCCTGTTGAGCTCACTGACCGTGATTCCCTTGTGAAATCAGCAAGCACTGCGCTGAACAGTAAGGTAGTGTCACAATACTCCACTCTTCTGGCTCCTTTAGCTGTTGATTCTGTGCTTTCTGTTGTGGACCCTGAAAAACCAGAGATTGTTGATCTAAGGGATATTAAAATTGTCAAGAAATTGGGGGGTACTGTTGATGATACTGAGTTGGTTAAAGGTTTAGTTTTTGACAAGAAGGTGAGTCATGCCTCAGGTGGTCTCACACGAGTTGAGAAAGCTAAGATTGGCGTGATTCAGTTTCAGATTTCCCCTCCCAAGACTGATATTGAGCAAAGCATTGTGGTTTCTGATTATACTCAAATGGACAGGATTTTGAAAGAAGAGAGGAACTACATTTTGGGCATGATTAAGAAGATCAAAGCAACCGGATGTAATGTTTTGTTGATTCAGAAGAGTATTCTGAGGGATGCTGTGACTGAATTGTCTCTGCATTATTTGTCGAAGGCAAAGATTATGGTGATTAAAGATGTTGAGAGGGATGAGATTGAGTTCATAACCAAGACCTTAAATTGTCTGCCTATTGCCAATATTGATCATTTTAGAGCAGAGAAACTTGGCCATGCAGATTTGGTTGAAGAGATATCTCTTGGGGATGGTGGAAAGATTGTTAAGATCACAGGGATTCAGGACATGGGCAGGACCACTTCGGTGCTGGTTCACGGGTCAAACCAATTGGTCCTTGATGAGGCTGAGAGGAGTTTGCATGATGCATTGTGTGTGGTAAGATGTTTGGTGAATAAGAGGTTTTTGATTGCCGGTGGTGGGGCACCTGAGATTGAGCTTTCTAGGCAGTTGGGTGCATGGGCAAAGGTTTTACAGGGGATGGAAGGGTATTGTGTGAGGTCATTTGCTGAAGCCCTCGAAGTCATTCCCTATACTTTGGCTGAGAATGCTGGGTTGAACCCAATTGCAATCGTGACTGAGTTGAGGAACAGGCACGCACAGGGCGAGATCAACACAGGGATCAATGTGAGGAAGGGACAGATCACTAACATTTTGGAAGAGAATGTGGTGCAGCCATTGCTGGTGAGCACAAGTGCAATTACCTTGGCTACTGAATGCGTACGGATGATTTTGAAGATTGATGACATTGTCACGGTGAGGTAG